In the genome of Magnetospirillum sp. WYHS-4, the window TGACCACGCAGCTCTGGGTGAGGCGGGCCGATAGTTCGCCCCGAACCCTCACGCGCCCCCCCGCGATGGGCATCAGGGACAGAGTCGCCTCGAGCATTTCCAAGGATACCAAGTCGAAGCGCCGCGCCAGCGCCGCACGCTCCTCATCGGTAGCCGCCAAGCGCCGCTCGCTCTCGCCGGGCGGCAAGTCCTCGACGCGCAGGGGCCGCGAGAACTCGGGCGGCGGGACGGGCTCGTGCAAGGTCATGGGATGTCTCCCTCGAAAGGTGGAAAGGCGGCGCGGCCAGCCATCAGGTCCGCCAGCGTCTGCGCCTCCAGGGCCGCCGTCGCCGTCGCCAGGTAACGCGCCACGGCCGCCACCTGGACGTCTTGCGGCAGGGTGCCGCGGAAAAGGTTGCGTCGCAGGGCTTCGCCCAGGGACGCCCCCCCTTCCGCCAGGCCCCGGTCGTAGGCGGCGATGCGCCCGTAGAAGGCTTTGGCCATCTCCTTGATCCGCTTGCCCACAACCAAGTCGCCGACGCCGATCTCGCGCAGGTTATGGTCCATGTCCTCGAACATGCGATCGAACAAAGCCTGGGATAGCGGGGCCGCGGACTCGCCGTCCCGCTTCAGTCGGCGCAGCAGCAGGTAGACCTGCAACGCCACCATGTCGAAGCGGCCGTCCAGGCTGTCCGGAACCCCGCCCCGCCCATAGAATTCCGGCCGGCGCGCCTGGGCCACCGCAGCCGCGTAGAGGGCGGAAGCCGGCCCGGCGAGAGGGTTCTTCTGGCGGAACAAGTGCAGGATCATTCGGCAGACGCGTTGACAAAGGGGGTAGACCGACTATCCTCTAGCACATGCGGACTTGTCATACGAGCATCACCCTGCGGGCGCTGGCCCTGGCCGCCGTGGTTCTGTCCATCGGTTGTTCACCGCGCATCGATTCCCGCGGGAACCTTCCCGATCCGGAACGCTTGGCCGAGATCAAGGCCGGCCAGATCACCAAGGACGAGGTGCTGGAAAACCTGGGATCGCCGTCCAGTATTGGGGCTTTCGACGAGGAAACCTGGTACTACGTCAGCGAGCGGACGGAAACCAACGTCTTCTTTGCCCCCGAGGTCAAGGACCGCAAGGTCCTGGTGCTCAAGTTCGACAAGAAGGGCACCCTGGCCGACATCCGCCAGTTGGGTTACGAGGATGGATACGCAGTCCGCCCCATCCAACGCGAAACCCCGACCGGCGGCAATGAAGTCGGGATGTTCGAACAGCTGTTCGGCAACATCGGCCGCTTCAACAAGGACAGCCGCAAAGGCGGCGGTGGCGGCGGCGGCGAGTAATCCCCCCGCAATGACCTGAACCCAAGGCGGCCCTGGTGGGTTGAATTCACGGCGACGCGGGCCAGCGCCGGGCGCCGTGAAGAACGTGGAGAACTTGAACTCCCATCGGCGCTTCGCGGTAGACCACCACGTAAGGAGTTCCGTCCACGACCAATTCCCGGGCGCCGGCAACCCGGCCCGGCCGCCCGAGCCCCGGGAACTCGCCCAGC includes:
- a CDS encoding ubiquinol-cytochrome C chaperone family protein, translating into MILHLFRQKNPLAGPASALYAAAVAQARRPEFYGRGGVPDSLDGRFDMVALQVYLLLRRLKRDGESAAPLSQALFDRMFEDMDHNLREIGVGDLVVGKRIKEMAKAFYGRIAAYDRGLAEGGASLGEALRRNLFRGTLPQDVQVAAVARYLATATAALEAQTLADLMAGRAAFPPFEGDIP
- the bamE gene encoding outer membrane protein assembly factor BamE yields the protein MRTCHTSITLRALALAAVVLSIGCSPRIDSRGNLPDPERLAEIKAGQITKDEVLENLGSPSSIGAFDEETWYYVSERTETNVFFAPEVKDRKVLVLKFDKKGTLADIRQLGYEDGYAVRPIQRETPTGGNEVGMFEQLFGNIGRFNKDSRKGGGGGGGE
- a CDS encoding type II toxin-antitoxin system RelE/ParE family toxin; the protein is MAGVIVRWTRRALLNLDAQADHIAKDDPGAARNMAARVFACVDRLGEFPGLGRPGRVAGARELVVDGTPYVVVYREAPMGVQVLHVLHGARRWPASP